Proteins encoded by one window of Corynebacterium amycolatum:
- a CDS encoding response regulator transcription factor, whose amino-acid sequence MTEVLIVEDETALAEPLAFLLQREGFEVRMAADGQEALAEFSKAEPDIVLLDLMLPGMSGTEVCKNIRLKSSVPVIMVTARDTEIDKVVGLEIGADDYVTKPYSSRELIARIRAVLRRGRHDDSDDVEEIYEEVLRGGPVVLDVERHVVTVDGDDVAMPLKEFDLLEYLLRNRGRVLTRGQLIDRVWGSDYVGDTKTLDVHIKRLRSKIERNPSSPEFLVTVRGLGYKFED is encoded by the coding sequence GTGACTGAGGTACTTATTGTCGAAGACGAGACGGCTTTGGCGGAGCCGCTAGCGTTTCTGCTGCAGCGCGAGGGATTCGAGGTGCGGATGGCCGCTGACGGCCAGGAAGCACTTGCAGAATTTTCCAAAGCAGAACCGGACATTGTGCTGTTGGATCTCATGCTGCCAGGTATGAGTGGCACCGAGGTCTGCAAAAACATCCGCTTAAAGTCCTCTGTCCCAGTGATTATGGTCACCGCCCGTGACACTGAGATTGACAAGGTCGTCGGCCTCGAAATTGGTGCGGATGACTATGTGACCAAGCCTTATTCCTCTCGGGAGCTTATTGCCCGTATCCGGGCTGTGCTGCGACGCGGTCGTCACGACGACTCCGACGATGTCGAGGAGATCTACGAGGAGGTCTTGCGCGGCGGCCCGGTCGTGCTGGATGTCGAGCGCCACGTTGTCACCGTTGACGGCGATGATGTCGCAATGCCGCTCAAGGAGTTCGACCTGCTGGAGTACTTGCTGCGCAACCGTGGTCGTGTGCTGACCCGCGGCCAGCTCATCGATCGCGTCTGGGGCTCCGACTACGTCGGCGACACCAAGACGCTGGACGTACACATCAAGCGCCTGCGCTCCAAGATTGAGCGCAATCCTTCCTCGCCTGAGTTCCTGGTCACCGTTCGCGGCTTGGGTTACAAGTTCGAGGACTAA
- a CDS encoding sensor histidine kinase: MSKIIIAALLGAAVMAAVLIFGGVVSGAYNAARRQRSDEESTITTMAQVMHLAIQKSPTGVVVVDISRDLILSNSMAHKLGLVYERRLNDVGWEAAEKVFDSQEDQELTLVLPSRRAGAPDTIVRCQLTPLSLVDDRFVVIYAADVSEQARMEAARRDFVANVSHELKTPVGAISLLVEALNEATDDPVAVRHFSESLTQESKRMSTMITELISLSKLQGAEPLPDMSPVKVEEIVQAAVRRNQMLAEQAGIEITVDCEPELVVEGDRSLLITAVSNLISNAINYSPEATPVSVTAVTEDNDTVAIRVTDRGIGISQANQKRIFERFFRADKARSRATGGTGLGLAIVKHVAANHKGTVKLWSRLGTGSTFTIELPLMDKTGSASNDGDVSARLPIGHTPPAGKLVAKKSAQRGTGKTRGKDKDSQNKDSKEGMK; this comes from the coding sequence GTGTCAAAAATCATTATCGCTGCTCTACTAGGTGCTGCGGTTATGGCAGCTGTGCTGATTTTTGGTGGAGTTGTCTCAGGTGCCTATAACGCCGCTCGGCGCCAGAGGAGCGACGAGGAAAGTACAATAACCACCATGGCGCAGGTCATGCACCTGGCCATTCAGAAGTCTCCGACGGGGGTGGTGGTCGTTGACATCTCCCGTGATTTGATTTTGTCCAACTCCATGGCGCACAAGTTGGGGCTGGTTTATGAGCGCCGCCTGAATGATGTGGGCTGGGAAGCTGCAGAAAAGGTTTTTGACTCGCAGGAGGACCAGGAGCTGACACTGGTGTTGCCGTCGCGCCGGGCAGGGGCGCCGGACACGATCGTCCGTTGCCAGCTGACTCCGCTGTCACTGGTGGATGACCGTTTTGTGGTGATTTACGCGGCGGATGTCTCCGAACAGGCTCGCATGGAAGCCGCACGACGTGACTTTGTGGCCAACGTTTCCCATGAGCTTAAGACTCCCGTGGGGGCTATCAGTCTGTTGGTTGAGGCGTTGAATGAAGCTACCGACGACCCGGTGGCAGTGCGTCACTTTAGTGAGAGTCTGACGCAGGAGTCCAAGCGGATGTCGACGATGATTACGGAGCTCATCTCGCTGTCGAAGCTGCAGGGGGCGGAGCCGCTGCCGGACATGTCGCCCGTGAAGGTTGAAGAGATCGTCCAGGCAGCGGTGCGTCGTAATCAGATGCTCGCGGAGCAAGCGGGTATTGAAATCACCGTTGACTGTGAGCCGGAGTTGGTCGTTGAAGGTGATCGCAGCCTGCTGATCACTGCGGTGTCCAACCTGATTTCAAACGCCATCAACTACTCGCCAGAGGCCACGCCTGTGTCCGTGACTGCAGTCACGGAGGATAACGACACCGTCGCTATCCGTGTAACTGACCGCGGTATTGGCATTTCTCAGGCGAACCAGAAGCGCATCTTCGAGCGCTTCTTCCGTGCGGATAAGGCACGCTCGCGGGCGACAGGTGGTACAGGTCTGGGCTTGGCAATTGTTAAGCACGTCGCAGCGAACCACAAGGGAACCGTCAAGCTGTGGAGTCGACTGGGCACTGGATCGACCTTCACCATTGAGCTACCGCTGATGGACAAGACCGGTTCCGCGTCGAATGACGGCGATGTATCTGCACGTTTGCCAATCGGGCACACTCCGCCTGCGGGTAAACTTGTGGCTAAGAAAAGCGCGCAGCGTGGTACGGGCAAAACCCGCGGCAAGGATAAGGATTCCCAGAACAAGGATTCCAAGGAAGGAATGAAGTAA
- a CDS encoding Ppx/GppA phosphatase family protein: MRLGVLDVGSNTVHLVMVDARRGGHPTPMSDSKSTMKLVEYLDKDNNLSKKGIDKLTGYVAESKELVEQMKCEEMISFATSAVRDAANADEVLAHVEKETGIKLQILSGEDEARLTFLAVRRWYGWSAGRLINLDIGGGSLELTSGTDEDPEAAYSLLLGAGRLTHEWFETDPPERKKIDLLRDYIDAELAEPARHLRTLGEPDLAVATSKTFRTLARLTGAAPSAAGPRVKRTLTAAGLRQLIAFISRMTAADRAELEGVSANRSHQIVAGALVAEASMRALGLEKVEICPWALREGIIFRRLDSDLYGKG; the protein is encoded by the coding sequence GTGAGATTAGGTGTATTAGATGTAGGTAGTAATACCGTCCACTTGGTGATGGTGGACGCCCGCCGGGGCGGACATCCGACTCCGATGAGCGATTCCAAGTCGACGATGAAGCTGGTCGAGTACCTGGATAAGGACAACAACCTGTCCAAGAAGGGCATTGACAAGCTGACGGGCTACGTCGCTGAATCCAAGGAATTGGTTGAGCAGATGAAGTGCGAAGAGATGATTAGCTTCGCCACTTCGGCTGTTCGCGATGCCGCCAACGCGGACGAAGTACTCGCTCACGTCGAGAAGGAAACTGGCATTAAGCTGCAGATTCTCTCCGGTGAGGACGAGGCTCGTCTGACCTTTTTGGCAGTACGGCGCTGGTACGGCTGGTCTGCTGGTCGTCTAATCAACCTGGATATCGGTGGCGGCTCTCTCGAGCTGACGTCGGGTACCGATGAGGATCCGGAGGCCGCGTACTCACTGCTGCTCGGTGCGGGCCGTTTGACCCACGAGTGGTTCGAGACCGACCCGCCGGAGCGTAAGAAGATTGACCTGCTGCGCGACTACATTGATGCTGAGCTCGCTGAGCCAGCTCGTCATCTGCGTACGCTTGGTGAGCCGGACTTGGCTGTCGCCACGTCGAAGACTTTCCGCACTCTCGCCCGCCTGACTGGTGCGGCGCCTTCCGCCGCTGGTCCGAGGGTTAAGCGCACTCTGACTGCGGCTGGTTTGCGTCAGTTGATTGCGTTTATTTCACGCATGACGGCGGCTGACCGTGCTGAACTTGAGGGTGTTAGTGCAAATCGTTCTCACCAAATTGTCGCAGGTGCTCTCGTTGCGGAGGCTAGTATGCGAGCATTGGGATTAGAGAAGGTCGAGATTTGTCCTTGGGCTCTGCGCGAGGGCATTATCTTCCGACGACTGGACAGTGACCTATACGGAAAGGGTTGA